The Primulina huaijiensis isolate GDHJ02 unplaced genomic scaffold, ASM1229523v2 scaffold42603, whole genome shotgun sequence genomic sequence GTCATATTTTAAGAAAGTTAGATAactttttttgaataaataaaaatgataaaaataagcTTTCCTTAAACTTTTTTAGAgtaaaatccataaaaatatttgtaatgaataaatttatttttgaataattataataattctcATCTAccaaattttctattgaaaacaacaaaaacGATAACTTTTAGTCGACGTATTTCTCACAAATGAAGGAAGTCGAAGTCATAATTATATCAggttttaatttgatatattttatattatattatatgcaattgttattattactacaaagtataataaaaaagataaatattaatttttgccaACTAAGACTTGTCATTCTGTTCAACATCAGATCAAACGCCAACACACAAATTCCATTCACACAATTTGTGCAAATCAGTGAATATTCAAAAAGTTGCTTTCTTTCCCAAGCTTATAAAGTGTACGTTCTTCTTCTCTCGGTATTCGTTCAAATTAACACTCAAGATGttagatttttctttttaaaaaaaatttgtccgAACTTGATTTTTGGTTGAATCGTGATTGGATCTCTAATTTGGTAAGTAATTACTGATCTTTTACTGAATTGAGTGCGATCTGAGGAAAAATAGGGTTTTGAGGATTTTAGATCGGATGTTGGCAGCATTTTAACTGAGTTTGAAATCTCGTGATTTTATTCATGTAGTTTTCTCACTTGATTTTAGGTTAATTATGGAATGAATTGATGTGATTTGTGGTTATTCTTACTGTTCTATTGATGTCGAAAACTAGGCccaattagatttttttttaaaaaaacaaaaaaaaaactgtgGATTTGTTTGATAACCGAGGATTGGGTTGTGATCAAATGATGTTTACTTTCCGATACTTTTTATCAATGTCTATTTCATAATAAACAGCTTTAATTAATAAGAGAAATTTTCTTTTAGATTAAGTTGATGAAGAATCCAATAGTTGGCCTTTTGTTAATTCTAATGTTTCTTTGTGCAGGAATTTTGTAGGAGAAATCTTGGACTATTTGCAGATCTGTTTTAATAAGTAGCTTTATGGCCCTGACATGGTAATTTTGTATTAATTGCATATCCGAAAGGGGAAATTATCAGATGGCACCTGCAAGCAAAGCTGATCAGAAGGCTTCCGTTGACGCGGCTGCATGGATGTTTAATGTAGTCACTTCAGTAGGGATCATCATTGTCAACAAGGCATTAATGGCTACTTATGGCTTCAGCTTTGGTAATTTTCTTAGCTGGACTCAGAGAGAATCTTTACTTGCTGTTTGTGATATATTGGATAGATATGACCAGAGTTGCACTTTTACATGGTATAGTTTTAATTCCCTCGGTAACTTTTTAATTACATTGAGTGGGTTTTTAGGTTTTTAGATTAGATTTAGATTTTACCGTGTTCACCGTGCGAGAATGATTGTTAGAGTATGTTGGATacttatttttcctttttctttttcatgacTATGTTCCATAAAGGATTTGATGGATGGAATTGTGTCCAGTCCTTCCccatatattttccattttcttggAATTTAGATTATTTTTCTAACTTGAATGCTGGAATTTCGATCCATGATGCTGACCTGATCTCTAAATAGTAGAAGTGTAGAACTACTAGCGTTGGAAAAAAAATCTCCTAGGAATTTTTTGATGTGTTTATTTTTCGTCAAGACATCGTTTGCTAATTAATCTCTTAGTGAGAATTTTAAAGCAATTTAAGCCGAAGAGTTCAACTTCTTGGTTTGAATGTTTCAATAGCGACACGTACTTAGACTGATCTTGGGCTAGCGTTATGCTCACACATTACTTTGAAAGATGAGCTAGCTTGATGAAATGGTATCTAAAAATGGTACTCGATTGTGATGTTTATATATGTGCTTGTGTGCAATGGCCATTACTTCTACCTTTGGAAATATTAATCGTGCTGGGATTAGATTGGAAGTTGTTATATAGAAATTCAGAGAAAATAAAAGACATAATTAATGTAATAAACGATTGATTATGATCCTTGGTGCCAGAGAATTGCTGAAGGATCGAGTAACCCATGTGATGATACTGACAATCTAAATTGGAAGTGAGAATAGTTTGATCCGGATAAAATAAAAGACAACTTATACTCTGTTGATGGTATTTTCGTGTAAAAAATTTGTGCTCGAAGTAAGAATATAATGACAAATTTGTTATATGTTTTGGTAGACTATTAGACTTCATGCAATTTTTTTCTATTGTTTTACTTTGGCACATTTCTTGTAATGTGAGTTTGACCATTTGATTAATACAATTCGTGCAGCTACAACTTTAACCGGCTTACATTTTGCTACAACAACTTTCATGACGTTGGTTCTTAGATGGCTGGGTTACATCCAAGCTTCTCATCTGCCCTATCCAGAGCTTCTGAAATTCATTCTGTTTGCAAATTTCTCTATTGTTGGGATGAATGTTAGTTTAATGTGGAATTCTGTGGGGTTCTACCAGGTAATTTTAGATGCTCTTTTCCTtttttcaaatgaaagaagaaagaacGTGGAGACAATTTTACCTTTGTCTTCACTTTTTTTCTCTGTGATGCCAATGGTAATAATTTATCTTGTGTCAAAGCCAGATTGCAAAACTGAGTATGATCCCTGTTTCATGCTTACTGGAAGTCGTGTTTGACAAGATACGATATTCCAGAGACACAAAACTTAGCATCATGGTTGTGCTTCTTGGTGTTGCTGTCTGCACGGTTACAGATGTGAGCGTTAATACCAAAGGGTTTGTTGCTGCATTTATTGCAGTGTGGAGTACATCACTGCAACAATATGTAAGTTCTCCACCTGATAACCCAGGAAGTGTGAAACTTTCATTCAATAGTAGAAGAGCTTTATTAATTATCTCGACATGGCATGAAATTGGTTAAACTAAAAATGTGTGATTGATAACAAATACCTTGTGGCAGTGTAGAATTTCTGTGtgctttaatttatttatgacTACCCAGTTTTTATGTCAGTGCATTTGTTTCCGATTATATCCTTTCTTATTTGAATGGCATGTGTACTTATATCTGATGTTTTTCATGACAACAACATGattattgataaatattttcagTATGTTCATTTCCTTCAAAGGAAGTATTCCCTCAGTTCTTTCAATCTGCTGGGGCACACTGCTCCAGCGCAGGCTGGGACTCTACTGCTGTTGGGCCCCTTTCTGGATTATTGGTTGACAAACAAAAGAATTGATGCCTTCAACTTTAATTTACCGTCTGTGGTAAGTTCTCCAGAAGTTAttctcattaaatttttttctttatactaTGGTGAAGTTTTGGCCTTATAGaaacaaaatttgttttcatttgtGCCAATTGCTCAGTACTCTAGAACTTTCTTATTTATCATCAAAGAGGTCGTCTTTTGTTTAACTTAAAAGCTGTCAAATGTCTGGAACTACGCCACTCGTGTTCCCCTCGTTTTTTGTATGCAGGCATTTTTAGTTGCATCGTGTACCATTGCGGTTGGAACAAATCTCAGCCAATTCATCTGCATCGGCAGATTCACAGCTGTTTCATTCCAAGTCCTTGGCCATATGAAAACCATCCTTGTACTGATCCTAGGGTTCTTATTTTTTGGAAAAGAGGGTCTTAATTTACACGTTGTTTTCGGCATGATCATTGCGGTTGTTGGAATGATCTGGTATGGAAATGCCTCGTCTAAACCTGGGGGTAAAGAACGACGCAGCCTTTCAATTTCAAGAAGTAGTCAGCAAAAACAGGGAGGTTTATTAGAGTCGTCTGAACCAGACGACAAGGTATAAGCATTTCTTCTGCAATTGATGCTTCACACATAAAGGATATAGATAGTCGCTACATCTTCGATTCTTTTCGATATGAGAAATGAGATTATATGTTAATAGAGTAATGGTGCTCGGAAAGGATTTGATCACTGTTTTGCATTAGCTCCTTGATCGTAATTTATAGTGAAAATTCTTTGATTATGTATGGAATTATGTATCTTTAATAGATTTCTCTGTTACAATCTAGTTTTATATGCAGTTGAATATTAACGAATAACTGTGTTGATGCACAATCAGTTCTGCAACTGCTACACATTTGAGTACGGATATCCCAGTTGTAATGTTACTTAACTGGATGGAATTCGAATGAAATTTGAACTGAGTTTGCATTTGCCAACCTAGCTGTGGAGTTCTATTCCTGCAGGAAACGAGGATTAGACCATTTTCCTATTTATTCTACTAATCGAACTGTACTTGATTAAACGTCCATCTTCCCAGATTGCTTCCTCAATGCCAGATGCAATGATGAAAGACTGAATGGTAAGATATCAGTCTcagaatattataaatataaatcttaTTTTAGGCTATTCATTGTCTTGAAACAATTTTGATTATCGTAGTCACCGCCATTGTGTTTCAAGATTATTATCATACCTGACCTGATACAGAGAAGAAGAatccaaaattaatttttatcaataaaattcaaaCTGTGGAAATTCCTACATAAAAAACAATCAACTGTTGGCTTACGAAGGCATACGCTAACAAGTCCATGACAAAGCTGTTGAAAAACATTCCATTATGGATATTGATAAACAAAATAAGAACTTTCACTCCCCAGAATACAATATGATCTAGGAAGTACAGAGATAAAACTCCACTGCAAACTACAGAACCCCCGCACCCACCAAGTTTTGGGTACATTTGTTAAATCTTGATTAGTTAGAATTGATATTTCACTGTCCCCGTACATTTTCAAAGCTCAATTTTGATTTCTTCCAGCCTTTTGCCCACTTGAAGCATTGTTGGCCTTTGCTCCGTTTTTGGGTTCACAGAATCTTTTGCCACTTCATAAAATTGCGCAGTCATTTCATCAAATCTTTGCCCAAGAAATCCATTAGGAAACTGTCTTCCAAATCTGCTTCACACCATTAACTTCCTTTTATTAGCTCAAGTAGTACAAGTCCGAAGCAATACATATCCTTCTCATTATAACAGTCGAGCTGTAACAAGGACCCAAAACTTGTTATCAAACTGCTGCTCGAATCAACAGTTGCTTGGTTCATGAACTTTGCTTCCCAGAAATTGGAAGTCCTAGGCTCGAATTTATGATCTAGCAAGATGCAATTCAATTTTATGTTGCCATGGAGGATTCTGTCCATTCGCAACACCAATCGAAATCTTCACTCTCAATGGCCATTCCATGATGTTTCCCCCTCTTATGCTTTGATGTAGGCAATTGTAGAGAGTTCCATTCTGCATATACTTGTAAACCAAAAATCTTTCATCCTTTTCAATGCAGAACCCATCAGAGGTAACAAATTGGGATGccgttgtgtaccaagagacaATATCTCGGAGACAAATTTATCGTCTGAGTTTCTTGAAGAACAGAGCTTTTTGATGGCAAGGGAGCAGCCATTTGGAGTAGATGCTTTGTACATTATTCCATTTTTGCCAAAACCAACTACGCTTT encodes the following:
- the LOC140969728 gene encoding UDP-rhamnose/UDP-galactose transporter 6 — protein: MAPASKADQKASVDAAAWMFNVVTSVGIIIVNKALMATYGFSFATTLTGLHFATTTFMTLVLRWLGYIQASHLPYPELLKFILFANFSIVGMNVSLMWNSVGFYQIAKLSMIPVSCLLEVVFDKIRYSRDTKLSIMVVLLGVAVCTVTDVSVNTKGFVAAFIAVWSTSLQQYYVHFLQRKYSLSSFNLLGHTAPAQAGTLLLLGPFLDYWLTNKRIDAFNFNLPSVAFLVASCTIAVGTNLSQFICIGRFTAVSFQVLGHMKTILVLILGFLFFGKEGLNLHVVFGMIIAVVGMIWYGNASSKPGGKERRSLSISRSSQQKQGGLLESSEPDDKV